The following are encoded together in the bacterium genome:
- the mrdA gene encoding penicillin-binding protein 2: MVDPRTETRLKILILALGICWSALLVFLWYIQVVRGAEYEELSTGNRTRQVRLPAPRGRIYDRGGTVIADNRPGMELFVNLPEVIDRERLVSKLAAILELDPAEVRRRLAAFRERPYEPVRVATDIGLEKAVAIWEQAPLLEGVVVQANPLRNYPLGEETGHLTGYTGQISPQELERLQDEGYHPQDDIGKAGIEEAFDRELKGVPGRLRLQVDARGYRDRALERVAPVPGNDLHLTVDARAQEILEDLMRDYTGAAVAMDPRNGDILALVSKPGFDPNRLVRPVDAAYLSEIFADPRAPLVNRVISGEYPPGSPFKLVVALAGLTWGGIDPEKRVECNGFIQIGEGTFRCWKPGGHGEVNLEEAIKGSCNVYFYRLGLEMGADRLRRMAMMLGMGRRSGIVLMGEKSGLLPGKTWKRQVFGEPWYPGDTANFSIGQGFLLVTPVQMAVFCSAIANRGTVYRPRLVTEVTSPRGEIVAVYPPETAMETLIPPQAWERVARGMYRVVNDPGGSGRAAAQPDIAVAGKTGTAQVGRPPDYEDTAWFICFAPFEAPRVVLVLLLERAGSGGHQAAPLAGQFIRRFFRLPAPENREGAP, encoded by the coding sequence GTGGTCGACCCCCGCACGGAAACCCGTTTGAAAATCCTGATCCTGGCCCTGGGGATCTGCTGGTCGGCGCTGCTGGTCTTCCTCTGGTACATCCAGGTGGTCCGGGGGGCCGAATACGAGGAGCTTTCCACCGGCAACCGCACCCGCCAGGTCCGGCTGCCCGCGCCCCGGGGCCGGATTTACGACAGAGGGGGGACGGTGATAGCCGACAACCGCCCGGGGATGGAGCTGTTCGTCAACCTGCCGGAAGTGATCGACCGCGAGCGCCTGGTCTCCAAACTCGCGGCCATCCTCGAACTCGATCCGGCGGAAGTCCGCCGGCGCCTGGCCGCCTTCCGGGAGAGGCCCTACGAGCCGGTCCGGGTGGCGACCGACATCGGCCTGGAAAAAGCGGTCGCAATCTGGGAACAGGCCCCGCTGCTGGAGGGAGTCGTGGTCCAGGCGAACCCCCTGCGCAACTATCCGCTGGGGGAAGAGACCGGGCACCTGACCGGGTACACCGGGCAGATCAGCCCGCAGGAACTGGAACGGCTCCAGGACGAGGGCTACCATCCCCAGGACGATATCGGGAAGGCCGGGATCGAGGAAGCCTTCGACCGCGAGCTCAAGGGCGTTCCCGGGCGCCTGCGCCTCCAGGTGGACGCTCGAGGGTACCGGGACCGGGCCCTGGAGCGGGTTGCCCCGGTCCCGGGGAACGATCTTCACCTCACCGTCGACGCCCGGGCGCAGGAGATACTGGAAGACCTGATGCGGGACTATACCGGGGCGGCGGTGGCGATGGACCCCCGCAACGGCGATATCCTGGCCCTGGTCAGCAAGCCCGGCTTCGACCCCAACCGGTTGGTCAGACCGGTCGACGCCGCTTATCTGTCCGAAATCTTCGCCGATCCCCGCGCGCCCCTGGTCAACCGGGTCATCTCCGGGGAATACCCCCCCGGCTCTCCCTTCAAGCTGGTGGTGGCGCTGGCCGGCCTGACCTGGGGCGGGATCGACCCGGAAAAACGGGTCGAATGCAACGGCTTCATCCAGATCGGCGAGGGGACGTTCCGTTGCTGGAAACCCGGCGGGCACGGCGAAGTCAACCTGGAGGAGGCCATCAAGGGGTCCTGCAACGTTTACTTCTACCGTTTGGGGCTGGAGATGGGGGCCGACCGCCTCCGCCGGATGGCCATGATGCTGGGAATGGGACGCCGCAGCGGGATCGTGCTCATGGGGGAGAAGTCGGGGCTGCTGCCGGGAAAGACCTGGAAACGGCAGGTCTTCGGAGAGCCCTGGTACCCGGGCGACACCGCCAACTTCTCCATCGGCCAGGGCTTCCTGCTGGTCACCCCCGTTCAGATGGCCGTTTTCTGCAGCGCCATCGCCAACCGGGGCACCGTCTACCGTCCCCGGCTGGTGACCGAGGTCACGTCCCCCCGGGGAGAAATCGTCGCCGTCTACCCCCCGGAGACGGCGATGGAAACCCTCATCCCCCCCCAGGCCTGGGAACGGGTGGCCCGGGGGATGTACCGGGTCGTCAACGACCCCGGGGGCAGCGGTCGTGCCGCCGCCCAACCCGACATCGCCGTGGCCGGGAAGACGGGGACGGCCCAGGTGGGAAGGCCCCCCGATTACGAGGATACCGCCTGGTTCATCTGTTTCGCCCCCTTCGAAGCTCCGCGGGTGGTGCTGGTTCTGCTTCTGGAGAGGGCGGGCTCGGGCGGGCACCAGGCCGCCCCCCTCGCCGGACAGTTCATCCGGAGGTTCTTCCGCCTGCCGGCGCCGGAAAACCGTGAGGGGGCCCCGTGA
- the mreD gene encoding rod shape-determining protein MreD: MTASGYRVRRAIYRVESRQELRLRLGLIAAAALLASVLVESGLGAVPGLFRFRPDLLLISAVWWTVNSRGSGWAAIALAAGLLRDVFSAGPFGPGMVEMVATCWVIFMVSRPLVRHRPLVEIVLAAFAAVLSQIVYYLLLEVFSHPPAFAAAWRTAIFPHFWQTAAAAPVWLWATGRMYSVFSGERRR, encoded by the coding sequence ATGACGGCGTCGGGTTACAGGGTGCGGCGGGCGATCTACCGGGTGGAATCGCGGCAGGAGCTGCGCCTGCGCCTGGGGCTGATCGCCGCCGCGGCGCTGCTGGCGTCGGTGCTGGTCGAATCGGGGCTGGGCGCGGTGCCGGGGCTGTTTCGCTTCCGTCCCGACCTGCTCTTGATCTCCGCGGTCTGGTGGACGGTCAACAGCCGGGGCTCGGGCTGGGCCGCGATCGCCCTGGCGGCGGGTTTGCTCAGGGACGTCTTCAGCGCGGGACCGTTCGGGCCGGGAATGGTGGAGATGGTGGCGACGTGCTGGGTGATTTTCATGGTCAGCCGACCCCTGGTCCGCCACCGGCCCCTGGTGGAGATCGTCCTGGCGGCGTTCGCGGCCGTTCTCAGCCAGATCGTCTACTACCTGCTCCTGGAAGTGTTCTCCCACCCTCCCGCCTTCGCCGCCGCCTGGCGCACGGCCATCTTTCCTCATTTCTGGCAGACGGCGGCGGCCGCCCCCGTCTGGCTCTGGGCGACGGGGAGGATGTACTCCGTCTTTTCCGGGGAGAGGAGGAGGTAG
- the mreC gene encoding rod shape-determining protein MreC, producing the protein MSAEFRSNRSLAVPAAVALGLVVLLSLSATVSTGIREGLGEIFLPVQQVLHPVFFRAGAVVTGIGRVIDAVGRNFELEEENAFLAREVIRLSEVEKENLQLRDLLDFQQASPYRTLGARVVGRDIRHWYQAVTIDKGTRRGVRVGAGVVTGRGVVGRVIEAGAGSARVLLLIDPNCRVGSMIRSSRVPGVAVGDGEGGCSLEYLSRQAQIGEGERVVTSGLSGTFPSGIPVGTVTAVESEEHGLYQSARVAPAVEFEKLYRVLVLLENGE; encoded by the coding sequence ATGAGCGCCGAATTCCGGTCCAACCGCAGCCTGGCGGTCCCGGCGGCGGTGGCCCTGGGCCTGGTGGTGCTCCTCAGTCTCTCCGCCACGGTTTCGACCGGGATCCGGGAAGGCCTGGGCGAGATTTTCCTCCCGGTCCAGCAGGTTCTCCACCCGGTTTTCTTCCGTGCGGGAGCCGTCGTCACCGGGATCGGAAGGGTGATCGACGCGGTCGGCCGCAACTTCGAACTGGAGGAGGAGAACGCCTTCCTGGCCCGCGAGGTGATCAGGCTCAGCGAGGTCGAGAAGGAAAACCTGCAGCTGCGCGACCTCCTCGATTTTCAGCAGGCGTCGCCCTACCGGACCCTGGGTGCGCGCGTGGTCGGCCGCGACATCAGGCACTGGTACCAGGCGGTGACCATCGACAAGGGGACCCGCCGGGGGGTCAGGGTCGGGGCCGGGGTGGTGACCGGGAGGGGCGTGGTCGGCCGCGTGATCGAAGCCGGGGCGGGAAGCGCCCGGGTCCTGCTGCTCATCGACCCCAACTGCAGGGTCGGTTCCATGATCCGCTCCAGCCGGGTTCCCGGCGTCGCCGTCGGCGACGGCGAGGGGGGGTGCTCGCTGGAGTACCTTTCCCGCCAGGCGCAGATCGGGGAAGGGGAACGGGTCGTGACTTCGGGGCTCTCCGGCACCTTCCCTTCCGGGATCCCGGTGGGGACGGTGACCGCGGTCGAATCCGAGGAACACGGACTCTACCAGTCCGCGCGCGTGGCTCCGGCCGTGGAATTCGAAAAACTCTACCGGGTGCTGGTGCTGCTGGAGAACGGGGAGTGA
- a CDS encoding rod shape-determining protein yields the protein MIFNKVLGMFSADMGIDLGTATTLVFVKGKGIVLNEPSVVAIQKGTSNVLAVGEEAKNMLGRTPGDIVATRPLKDGVIADFEVTHEMLRYFIRKVHNRKAFVFPRVVVAIPSGITEVEKRAVKDSAERAGAREVHLIEEPMAAAIGVGLPVQEPAGNMIVDIGGGTSEVAIISLAGIVFSRSVRVGGDEIDESIISYLKRSYNLLIGGRTAEMIKINIGSTYPLEEEMTMEVKGRDLVAGLPKTMSITSEEIREAMAEPISTIVEAVRVSLERCPPELSADLVDRGIVLAGGGAMLRGLDRLLAEETGLPVQVADDPISAVVIGTGKVLDELSHLRKRITIHRSLER from the coding sequence ATGATTTTCAATAAAGTCCTCGGGATGTTCTCGGCCGACATGGGAATAGACCTGGGGACGGCCACCACATTGGTATTTGTCAAAGGCAAGGGGATCGTGCTCAACGAGCCTTCGGTGGTTGCCATCCAGAAAGGTACCAGCAACGTCCTGGCGGTGGGGGAAGAAGCCAAGAACATGCTGGGACGGACCCCGGGCGATATCGTGGCCACGCGCCCCCTCAAGGACGGGGTTATCGCCGATTTCGAAGTCACCCACGAGATGCTCCGCTATTTCATCCGCAAGGTCCACAACCGCAAGGCGTTCGTCTTCCCCAGGGTGGTGGTGGCGATACCTTCCGGCATCACCGAAGTCGAGAAGCGGGCGGTCAAGGATTCGGCGGAGCGGGCCGGAGCCCGCGAAGTCCATCTGATCGAAGAGCCGATGGCCGCCGCGATCGGAGTGGGGCTGCCCGTCCAGGAACCGGCGGGGAACATGATCGTGGACATCGGAGGGGGGACGTCGGAAGTGGCGATCATCTCCCTGGCCGGGATCGTCTTCAGCCGCAGCGTCCGGGTGGGAGGGGACGAGATCGACGAGTCCATCATCAGCTACCTCAAGCGCAGCTACAACCTCCTCATCGGAGGCCGGACCGCGGAGATGATCAAGATCAACATCGGATCCACCTATCCCCTGGAAGAGGAGATGACCATGGAAGTCAAGGGCCGCGACCTGGTCGCGGGGCTGCCCAAGACCATGAGCATAACCTCGGAAGAAATCCGCGAAGCCATGGCCGAACCGATCTCGACCATCGTGGAGGCGGTCCGGGTGAGCCTCGAGCGCTGCCCGCCGGAACTTTCGGCCGACCTGGTCGACCGGGGAATAGTTCTGGCCGGCGGCGGCGCCATGCTCCGGGGGCTGGATCGCCTGCTGGCCGAGGAGACCGGTCTTCCGGTCCAGGTAGCGGACGATCCCATCAGCGCGGTCGTGATCGGTACCGGGAAGGTGCTGGACGAACTCAGCCACCTCCGGAAACGGATCACGATCCATCGCAGCCTGGAGCGGTAA
- the hflX gene encoding GTPase HflX, with protein sequence MPHRGDREPLGGEAEARPGALLVGLELRARDRREVDESLNELALLAATAGYGEAGRNVSRRERPHPATFVGKGKAREIAAEAAAASAAAVIFDDELTPTQVNNLSEFTRARIIDRTELILDIFAARARTSEARLQIELARLTYLLPRLAGAWSHLNRQRGGTGGTRDAGEKQVELDRRRARDRIHRLRKQLIEVGKTRAVQRGRRARREVPTAAMIGYTNAGKSTLFNALTAASVPTADRLFSTLDPTTRAAELPSGRRVLFSDTVGFIRKLPHHLVDSFRATLEEVLEADVLLEVLDASHSLIRERKAAVEEVLKELGADDKPRIVVLNKTDLVRDPFLVNELKLTFGSGIAVSAREKTGLDALLAEIERVLGEDRRFCRLVVPQGRADVISLLYREGEVKKTDYNPGGVYVEAILPLRRLESVREFMLPPPPRS encoded by the coding sequence GTGCCGCATCGAGGGGATCGGGAACCGCTCGGGGGTGAAGCCGAGGCGCGCCCGGGAGCCCTCCTGGTCGGTCTGGAGCTGAGGGCCCGCGACCGCCGGGAAGTGGACGAATCCCTGAACGAACTGGCGCTGTTGGCCGCCACCGCGGGCTACGGCGAAGCGGGGCGGAACGTTTCCCGGCGCGAGCGCCCCCACCCGGCCACCTTTGTGGGGAAGGGGAAGGCGCGGGAGATCGCCGCCGAGGCGGCGGCGGCTTCCGCGGCCGCGGTCATCTTCGACGACGAGCTCACCCCGACCCAGGTCAACAACCTTTCCGAGTTCACCCGGGCCCGGATCATCGACCGGACCGAGTTGATCCTGGACATCTTCGCCGCCCGCGCCCGAACCAGCGAAGCCCGGCTCCAGATCGAGCTGGCCCGGCTTACCTACCTTCTCCCGCGCCTGGCCGGGGCCTGGAGCCACCTCAACCGGCAGCGGGGCGGGACCGGGGGGACGCGGGACGCCGGCGAGAAACAGGTCGAACTCGACCGCCGCCGCGCCCGGGACCGGATCCACCGGCTGCGGAAGCAACTGATCGAAGTCGGGAAAACCCGCGCCGTCCAGCGCGGCCGGCGCGCCCGCCGCGAAGTCCCCACGGCGGCCATGATCGGCTACACCAACGCCGGCAAATCCACGCTCTTCAACGCCCTGACCGCGGCCTCGGTCCCGACGGCCGACCGGCTCTTCTCCACCCTCGACCCCACCACCAGGGCGGCGGAGCTGCCGTCGGGCCGGCGCGTCCTCTTCAGCGACACCGTCGGCTTCATCCGCAAACTTCCCCACCACCTGGTCGACTCGTTCCGGGCCACCCTGGAGGAAGTGCTCGAAGCCGACGTGCTCCTGGAGGTTCTGGACGCTTCCCACAGCCTGATCCGGGAGCGCAAGGCGGCGGTGGAAGAGGTTCTCAAGGAACTGGGGGCGGACGACAAGCCCAGGATCGTGGTTCTGAACAAAACCGACCTGGTCCGCGACCCCTTCCTGGTCAACGAACTGAAACTGACGTTCGGATCCGGGATAGCCGTCTCCGCCCGGGAGAAAACGGGGTTGGACGCTCTCCTGGCCGAAATCGAGCGGGTCCTGGGAGAGGATCGAAGGTTCTGCCGCCTGGTGGTCCCCCAGGGCCGGGCCGACGTGATTTCGCTGCTCTACCGCGAAGGGGAAGTGAAAAAAACGGATTACAACCCCGGCGGCGTTTACGTGGAAGCGATCCTGCCGCTGCGGCGCCTGGAATCGGTCCGGGAGTTCATGCTTCCCCCCCCGCCGCGTTCGTGA
- the miaA gene encoding tRNA (adenosine(37)-N6)-dimethylallyltransferase MiaA, with protein sequence MNRFPVPVVLGQTAVGKTEAAVEAACALRGEIVSADAMQVYRQMNLATAKPTAEQRRRAPHHLVDILDISEPYSVARFRNLALDLILEIRRRGRLPLVVGGSALYIKALVDGLSAGPPPNPAFRKLLLEQEEKEGHGFCFRQLMEADPETARRLHRNDIKRIVRALEVIETTGRSISSQQADWARASESSLWEGPEEGGFERDGDGEVLMPEYAEHRPRPRGDYLLIGLRRNREDLYARIDRRVEKMFAAGLVEETRLLIREGARDHRVAWQALGYKEIEKYLSGECTLDEARDRLAAATRHFARRQMTWWRRDPRIRWLEIAPDEPAAAVGGRIRDLVLGREEPSVSEGDGGAASRGSGTARG encoded by the coding sequence GTGAACCGGTTCCCGGTCCCGGTAGTTCTGGGCCAGACCGCGGTGGGCAAGACCGAGGCCGCGGTGGAGGCCGCCTGCGCGCTGCGCGGGGAGATCGTCTCCGCCGACGCCATGCAGGTCTACCGCCAGATGAACCTGGCCACGGCCAAGCCCACCGCCGAACAGCGCCGCCGGGCGCCCCACCACCTGGTGGACATCCTCGACATCTCCGAGCCCTACAGCGTCGCCCGCTTCCGGAACCTGGCGCTGGACCTGATCCTGGAGATCAGGCGCCGCGGCCGCCTCCCCCTGGTGGTGGGCGGATCGGCCCTCTACATCAAGGCCCTGGTCGACGGCCTCAGCGCCGGCCCGCCCCCCAACCCCGCGTTCCGCAAGCTTCTTCTGGAACAGGAGGAAAAGGAAGGGCACGGATTCTGTTTCCGCCAGCTCATGGAAGCCGATCCCGAAACCGCCCGCCGCCTCCACCGCAACGACATCAAGCGGATCGTCCGGGCCCTGGAAGTGATCGAAACCACCGGCCGTTCGATTTCCAGCCAGCAGGCCGACTGGGCCCGCGCCTCGGAATCGTCGCTGTGGGAAGGGCCGGAAGAGGGCGGATTCGAGCGCGACGGCGACGGGGAAGTCCTGATGCCCGAATACGCGGAACACCGTCCCCGGCCCCGGGGCGACTACCTCCTGATCGGTCTGCGCCGGAACCGTGAAGACCTTTACGCCCGGATCGACCGGCGGGTGGAGAAGATGTTCGCCGCCGGGCTGGTGGAGGAGACCCGCCTGCTCATCCGGGAAGGCGCCCGCGACCACCGGGTGGCCTGGCAGGCTCTGGGATACAAGGAAATCGAAAAGTACCTCTCGGGCGAATGCACGCTCGACGAGGCCCGCGACCGGCTGGCCGCCGCCACCCGTCATTTCGCCCGGAGACAGATGACCTGGTGGCGGCGCGATCCGCGCATCCGCTGGCTGGAAATCGCCCCCGACGAGCCGGCGGCGGCGGTGGGGGGGCGGATCCGCGACCTGGTGCTGGGGCGGGAGGAACCATCGGTTTCGGAAGGAGACGGCGGTGCCGCATCGAGGGGATCGGGAACCGCTCGGGGGTGA